The proteins below are encoded in one region of Ereboglobus luteus:
- the murD gene encoding UDP-N-acetylmuramoyl-L-alanine--D-glutamate ligase — protein sequence MPLQIPDLIAPHLAKPVAVLGGGRSGEAVLALLEKLGAKGVLYDEKLKHAKHVFTATQARAHPLVIFSPGFAANHKWLATARKAGCETLGELDFASLFWRGKIIAVTGTNGKTTLTEFLTHALRSIKRDTTAAGNVGFPFSALVNRTDGGTIDDTAVVEVSSFQSESFKYFRADSALWINLAEDHLERHQHMRDYFDAKWRLLDRSLGGVILAGDSVQRHAAEFGCALPPDACVATENQPADILLAGTIFEHYPQRENFLIAAAWWRHAGLPEQALYTAAQNFKLGRHRLQRVAEVRGVSYWNDSKATNFHAVESALSQFPSPVILIAGGLSKGGDIPGFVRRIAPSVKHALLIGATSGELSAACRAYNVSHTACATFAEAVKLASKNAQSGDHVLLSPGFASFDMFTSYEDRGDQFEQLVAGLAAAPASKH from the coding sequence ATGCCTCTCCAAATTCCAGACCTCATCGCACCGCACCTTGCCAAGCCCGTCGCCGTCTTGGGCGGAGGACGCAGCGGCGAGGCCGTTCTCGCGCTCCTCGAAAAACTCGGCGCGAAAGGCGTGCTCTACGACGAAAAACTCAAGCACGCCAAGCATGTCTTCACCGCCACGCAGGCGCGCGCGCATCCGCTTGTCATTTTCAGTCCCGGCTTCGCGGCAAATCACAAATGGCTCGCCACCGCGCGCAAGGCCGGCTGCGAAACCCTCGGCGAACTTGACTTCGCTTCCCTTTTCTGGCGAGGCAAGATCATCGCCGTCACGGGCACCAACGGCAAAACCACGCTCACCGAATTTCTCACGCACGCCCTCCGCTCCATCAAGCGCGACACCACCGCCGCCGGCAATGTCGGCTTCCCCTTCAGCGCGCTCGTCAACCGCACCGACGGCGGCACGATCGACGACACCGCCGTCGTCGAGGTCAGCTCCTTCCAATCCGAAAGCTTCAAGTATTTCCGCGCCGACTCCGCCCTCTGGATCAACCTCGCCGAGGACCACCTCGAGCGCCACCAGCACATGCGCGACTACTTCGACGCCAAGTGGCGGCTCCTCGACCGCTCCCTCGGCGGCGTCATCCTCGCCGGCGACTCCGTGCAACGCCACGCCGCCGAGTTCGGCTGCGCGCTCCCGCCCGACGCCTGCGTCGCCACCGAGAACCAGCCCGCCGACATCCTCCTCGCCGGCACCATCTTCGAGCACTACCCGCAACGCGAAAACTTCCTCATTGCCGCCGCCTGGTGGCGCCACGCCGGCCTCCCCGAGCAAGCCCTCTACACGGCCGCTCAAAACTTCAAGCTCGGACGCCACCGCCTCCAGCGCGTCGCGGAGGTGAGGGGCGTCTCCTACTGGAACGACTCCAAGGCCACCAACTTCCACGCCGTCGAGTCCGCCCTCTCGCAATTCCCCTCGCCCGTCATCCTCATCGCCGGCGGCCTCTCCAAGGGTGGCGACATCCCCGGCTTCGTCCGCCGAATCGCGCCCTCCGTCAAGCACGCCCTCCTCATCGGCGCCACCTCCGGCGAGCTCTCCGCCGCCTGCCGCGCCTACAATGTATCCCACACCGCCTGCGCCACCTTTGCAGAAGCTGTAAAATTGGCGTCCAAGAACGCACAAAGTGGAGATCACGTATTGCTAAGTCCCGGTTTTGCCAGTTTTGATATGTTCACCAGTTACGAGGATCGAGGAGACCAGTTCGAGCAGCTTGTTGCCGGACTCGCCGCCGCGCCCGCCTCCAAACACTGA
- a CDS encoding LysM peptidoglycan-binding domain-containing protein, which yields MKILKMIGLVVAVHAVVLTFGFILPGCQSTARTSHSTSEKTTASDLSRIDAARAATTVGGQPDSGVSAPDSGHTGQAPLSTAPDSGSAFTGGPVTNFSVPASSAVTPTRPQAGAETPAIEPEPPPMLTYTVVSGDSAWKIAKKFKISTNELLAANELPRNPTLQVGQKLRIPARTVGQTTTRATTQATQAGTNIYKVQAGDSLAVIARRYNTTVAQIQSLNKLTGTSIRIGQELVVPSIADAPATTAPAPAATTDASGARFTITHIVKPGESLDVIARHYGTSRNEIATTNHITDPRKLQAGQKLTITSARKNLPADAPASAATTPAAQQPAAQTPPPATPPPPVETAPVSPISPVSESPISPAPADAPPVVTPQDPVR from the coding sequence ATGAAAATTCTAAAAATGATCGGCCTCGTCGTCGCGGTGCACGCCGTCGTGCTCACCTTCGGCTTCATCCTTCCCGGCTGCCAGTCCACCGCGCGCACCTCGCACTCGACGTCGGAAAAAACCACCGCCTCCGACCTTTCGCGCATCGACGCCGCGCGCGCCGCCACCACCGTCGGCGGGCAACCCGACTCCGGCGTCTCCGCCCCCGACAGCGGCCACACCGGCCAAGCGCCCCTCTCAACGGCGCCCGACAGCGGCAGCGCCTTCACCGGCGGCCCTGTTACGAATTTCAGCGTCCCCGCCTCTAGCGCCGTCACGCCGACGCGCCCGCAAGCCGGGGCGGAGACTCCCGCCATCGAGCCGGAGCCGCCCCCCATGCTCACCTACACCGTCGTGTCGGGCGACAGCGCGTGGAAGATCGCCAAGAAGTTTAAAATCTCCACCAACGAGCTTCTCGCAGCCAATGAGCTTCCGCGCAACCCCACACTCCAGGTCGGCCAAAAGCTCAGGATTCCCGCAAGGACCGTCGGCCAGACAACCACCCGCGCCACGACGCAGGCAACGCAAGCCGGCACCAACATCTACAAGGTGCAGGCCGGCGACAGCCTCGCCGTCATCGCCCGCCGCTACAACACCACCGTTGCGCAGATCCAGAGCCTCAACAAACTCACCGGCACCTCCATCCGCATCGGGCAGGAACTCGTCGTTCCCTCCATTGCCGACGCGCCCGCGACAACCGCGCCCGCGCCCGCCGCCACCACCGACGCATCGGGAGCCCGATTCACCATCACCCACATTGTGAAGCCCGGCGAGAGCCTCGACGTCATCGCCCGCCATTATGGGACATCGCGCAACGAAATCGCCACCACCAACCACATCACCGATCCGCGCAAACTTCAGGCCGGCCAAAAACTCACCATCACCTCCGCGAGGAAAAACCTGCCCGCCGACGCGCCCGCCAGCGCCGCGACAACACCCGCAGCGCAGCAACCCGCGGCCCAAACGCCCCCGCCGGCGACTCCTCCGCCGCCCGTGGAAACCGCGCCCGTCAGCCCCATCTCGCCGGTGAGTGAAAGCCCCATCTCGCCCGCCCCCGCCGACGCGCCGCCCGTCGTCACGCCGCAGGACCCCGTGCGCTGA
- a CDS encoding FtsW/RodA/SpoVE family cell cycle protein produces the protein MDSASYFDSPIEAKPKAITPVSVIIACALLLLAIGIPIVYSASTASKYGASTFVTKQLIGVGLGVCVAFVVSRFDLEHLRKYAVPLLVVAIILLLLTLVPGIGIRRNGSSRWLGTSSLAFQTSEFAKVALIFCLAHYLAIKQTHIGKTVHGYCIPLLMIAAITVPISQQKDIGTAGLIFGVGIIILFLAGAKFAKHIVPTIVIGIAGAACLVIGTENRFARLDAWVKHTVPDSWLAHAVSQIMAWRNYTPKEDIDAWQLEQALSAFAVGGIQGAGLGQGRQQITFLPEAHTDFICAVIGEELGLIGTLSVVVLFMVIFIAGLVHLRRAPNMFQYLLTAGAILFLIMPALINFYVVTGVVPTKGMSLPFVSYGMSNLLLTGALIGILLNNQRNWPRPAFSKRERILREVVQT, from the coding sequence ATGGATTCCGCCAGCTATTTCGATTCCCCCATCGAGGCAAAACCAAAGGCCATCACGCCCGTTTCGGTTATCATCGCGTGCGCGCTTTTGCTTCTGGCGATTGGCATTCCGATTGTTTACAGCGCCAGCACGGCATCCAAATACGGGGCGTCCACGTTTGTCACCAAGCAGTTGATCGGCGTGGGGCTCGGCGTTTGCGTCGCGTTTGTCGTGAGCCGGTTCGATCTTGAGCACCTGCGCAAATACGCGGTGCCGCTGCTTGTTGTCGCGATCATTCTTTTGCTTCTCACACTGGTGCCCGGCATCGGCATCCGCCGCAACGGCAGCAGCCGCTGGCTCGGCACGTCGTCGCTCGCGTTTCAAACCTCGGAGTTTGCAAAAGTCGCGCTTATATTCTGCCTCGCGCACTACCTCGCGATCAAACAAACCCACATCGGAAAAACAGTGCATGGCTACTGCATCCCGCTGCTCATGATCGCCGCCATCACGGTGCCCATCTCGCAGCAAAAGGACATCGGCACCGCGGGGCTTATTTTTGGAGTCGGCATCATCATCCTTTTCCTTGCCGGCGCCAAATTCGCCAAACACATCGTGCCCACAATCGTCATTGGAATCGCCGGGGCCGCATGCCTTGTCATTGGCACCGAAAACCGCTTTGCGCGCCTCGACGCATGGGTGAAGCACACCGTGCCCGACTCCTGGCTCGCGCACGCCGTGAGCCAAATAATGGCATGGCGCAACTACACCCCGAAGGAGGACATCGACGCCTGGCAGCTCGAGCAGGCGCTCTCCGCGTTCGCCGTCGGCGGCATTCAAGGCGCGGGGCTCGGGCAAGGCCGCCAGCAGATCACCTTTCTGCCCGAGGCGCACACCGACTTCATTTGCGCGGTCATCGGCGAGGAACTCGGGCTCATCGGCACGCTCTCCGTCGTCGTGCTCTTCATGGTTATTTTTATCGCCGGCCTCGTGCATCTGCGCCGCGCGCCAAACATGTTCCAATACCTGCTCACCGCGGGCGCGATTCTATTCCTGATCATGCCCGCGTTGATCAACTTCTACGTCGTCACCGGCGTAGTGCCGACAAAGGGAATGTCACTGCCCTTCGTCAGCTACGGCATGTCCAACCTCCTTCTCACCGGCGCGCTCATCGGGATACTGCTCAACAACCAGCGCAACTGGCCGCGCCCCGCATTTTCCAAACGCGAACGCATCCTCAGGGAAGTCGTTCAGACCTGA